Proteins from a single region of Deltaproteobacteria bacterium RBG_16_64_85:
- a CDS encoding Fis family transcriptional regulator codes for MTVEKSVNILVVDDEEIVRDSLGSWLEEDGYNVEAVESGKKALERLPAKVWDLMLVDLKMPGMDGIQLMEEVRKTHPEMLVIIMTAYATVDTAVKAMKKGAYDYFVKPFNPDDISLTIRKIVDHHKLVRENLFLRKELKKQYKLRDMISKNEKMLEIFDLARTVAKSSSTVLIQGESGTGKELLARAIHDESPRSEAPFISVSCAALTESLLENELFGHEKGAFTGANAIKRGKLELAQDGTLFLDEIGDISLKLQMDLLSVLEQRLFRRVGGSDLIAISSRILAATNRDLKRAIEEGRFRADLYYRLNVISIQIPPLRERREDIPLLVEHFIEKFNIEMGKQIRGVGEGAMRILMDNDWPGNARELRNVIERAVVVAKGNVITESDISLPSIVGRADHRAKSLEEVEKEHIRVVLIENQWNIVRSAQTLGIDRVTLYNKIKKFDLKKEGTGAKEC; via the coding sequence ATGACGGTGGAAAAGAGCGTCAATATCCTGGTAGTGGACGACGAGGAGATCGTCCGGGACTCCCTGGGCAGCTGGCTTGAGGAGGACGGATACAACGTGGAGGCCGTGGAGAGCGGAAAGAAAGCGCTGGAACGGCTCCCCGCGAAGGTCTGGGACCTGATGCTGGTGGACCTCAAGATGCCCGGGATGGACGGGATTCAGCTGATGGAGGAGGTCCGGAAGACCCACCCCGAGATGCTGGTCATCATCATGACCGCCTACGCTACGGTCGATACCGCCGTGAAGGCGATGAAGAAGGGCGCCTACGATTATTTCGTCAAGCCGTTCAACCCCGACGACATCTCGCTGACGATCCGGAAGATCGTGGACCATCACAAGCTGGTCCGGGAGAACCTGTTCCTCCGGAAAGAGCTCAAGAAACAGTACAAGCTGCGCGACATGATCAGCAAGAACGAGAAGATGCTGGAGATCTTCGACCTGGCGCGAACCGTAGCGAAGAGCAGCTCGACGGTCCTCATCCAGGGGGAGAGCGGGACGGGAAAGGAGCTGCTCGCGAGGGCGATCCACGACGAAAGCCCCCGGAGCGAGGCTCCGTTCATCTCCGTGTCCTGCGCTGCGCTTACGGAGAGCTTGCTGGAGAACGAGCTCTTCGGACATGAAAAGGGGGCGTTCACGGGGGCCAATGCCATCAAGCGGGGGAAGCTCGAGCTCGCCCAGGACGGGACCCTCTTCCTGGACGAGATCGGCGACATCAGCCTCAAGCTGCAGATGGACCTCCTCAGCGTTTTGGAGCAACGGTTGTTCCGGCGCGTCGGGGGTTCGGACCTGATCGCCATCAGTTCGCGGATCCTCGCGGCGACGAACCGGGATTTGAAAAGAGCCATCGAGGAGGGACGTTTCCGGGCCGACCTCTATTACCGGCTGAACGTCATTTCCATCCAGATTCCTCCCCTGCGGGAGAGGAGGGAGGACATTCCGCTCCTGGTTGAGCATTTCATCGAAAAATTCAATATCGAAATGGGGAAGCAGATCCGCGGGGTGGGCGAGGGGGCGATGAGGATCCTGATGGACAACGATTGGCCGGGGAACGCGCGGGAACTGCGAAACGTCATCGAGAGGGCGGTGGTCGTGGCCAAGGGAAACGTCATCACAGAATCCGACATCAGTCTTCCTTCCATCGTTGGAAGAGCGGACCACCGGGCGAAATCACTCGAGGAGGTCGAGAAGGAGCACATCCGGGTCGTGCTGATCGAGAACCAGTGGAACATCGTCCGGTCCGCCCAGACGCTTGGGATCGACCGGGTCACGCTCTATAACAAGATCAAGAAATTCGACCTGAAAAAGGAGGGGACCGGAGCGAAGGAGTGTTGA